In candidate division WOR-3 bacterium, one genomic interval encodes:
- a CDS encoding HPr family phosphocarrier protein gives MVREKAKVGIEIGLHARPAAEFVKIAERFKSKIRVCKDGIWVNGKSILSLLTLAAERGSELILEADGPDEQEAIEALKKFLTNQ, from the coding sequence ATGGTGAGGGAAAAGGCAAAAGTGGGGATTGAAATTGGCTTACACGCTCGACCAGCAGCCGAGTTTGTAAAGATTGCTGAAAGATTTAAATCAAAAATAAGGGTTTGTAAAGATGGCATCTGGGTTAACGGAAAAAGTATTTTATCCCTACTAACCTTGGCAGCTGAAAGGGGAAGTGAACTTATCTTAGAAGCTGATGGCCCAGATGAACAAGAAGCAATTGAAGCATTAAAAAAATTCCTTACTAACCAATGA
- the ptsP gene encoding phosphoenolpyruvate--protein phosphotransferase, which translates to MKERILRGIPINGDFGYGEIEVYSPQLPVIEKKEISAEEIFQEKERLDKAITLTKEDFEKIYQKVRAEMGKDIAEFIKIQIAFLTDETVIKEAKELIEKGRVSAEYAYSEVIKRYYHNLASKGVSVFVDKSSEIFDVCLYVLKKLKDSKKGFSLLFPDKKCLLFAHTLTPMNMAILDKEYILGIALEMGGKTSHISIMAKAKEIPAVVGVENLLQFSSKVKEAIIDGNRGLVILSPTEKRIKFYEKEKEELGKRRKALITQKEQEAKTKDGKYVDISANIEFVYEAVMAKEYGAKGIGLFRTEYLFLSKRELPSEEEQYQFYKEVAEKMKPYFVIIRTFDLGGDKIIPGYFENNPFLGWRGIRFCLSNLNFFKTQLRAILRASQTRNIKVMLPMVSNIDEVIKTKNILEEIKQELKEKNIDFDENIELGIMIETPSSVLLSDVLAKLCSFFSIGSNDLTQYTLACDRGNEKVSYLFSHYHPAVLRLIKETIKNGHRNGIWVGLCGELASEPFGIIILIGMGIDELSMAPQFIPYAKELISFLDTDFCKEIAEKVINFSTPSEVLRYLKKRIKKEKIPLEKYSYV; encoded by the coding sequence ATGAAAGAAAGAATTTTAAGAGGCATTCCCATAAACGGTGATTTCGGTTATGGTGAAATAGAAGTCTATTCACCACAATTGCCAGTTATTGAAAAAAAAGAAATCTCTGCCGAAGAAATTTTTCAAGAAAAAGAAAGGTTAGATAAAGCTATTACTCTAACAAAAGAAGATTTTGAAAAAATTTACCAAAAGGTAAGGGCAGAAATGGGAAAAGATATTGCCGAATTCATTAAAATCCAGATTGCTTTTCTCACTGATGAAACGGTTATAAAAGAGGCTAAAGAACTAATTGAAAAAGGAAGGGTATCTGCCGAATATGCTTATTCCGAAGTTATCAAAAGATATTATCACAATTTAGCAAGTAAAGGAGTAAGCGTTTTTGTTGATAAAAGTTCAGAAATTTTTGATGTCTGTCTTTATGTGTTGAAAAAATTAAAAGATAGTAAAAAGGGATTCTCACTACTTTTTCCCGATAAAAAATGTCTTCTTTTTGCTCACACTTTAACCCCGATGAATATGGCAATTTTAGATAAAGAGTATATTTTAGGTATTGCCTTGGAAATGGGTGGTAAGACTTCCCATATTTCTATAATGGCAAAAGCAAAAGAGATTCCTGCCGTGGTGGGTGTAGAAAATCTTTTACAATTTAGCAGCAAAGTTAAGGAAGCAATAATTGACGGTAATCGAGGTTTAGTAATTCTTTCTCCTACAGAAAAGAGAATAAAATTTTACGAAAAAGAAAAAGAAGAATTAGGTAAGCGACGAAAGGCGCTAATCACCCAAAAAGAACAGGAAGCAAAAACAAAAGATGGAAAGTATGTGGACATCTCAGCTAATATTGAGTTTGTTTATGAAGCAGTAATGGCAAAAGAATATGGTGCGAAAGGAATCGGCCTTTTTCGAACTGAATATCTCTTTTTATCCAAAAGAGAATTACCAAGCGAAGAAGAGCAGTACCAATTTTATAAAGAGGTTGCCGAAAAGATGAAACCCTATTTTGTTATTATCCGGACTTTTGATTTAGGCGGTGATAAAATAATTCCTGGCTATTTTGAAAATAACCCTTTTTTAGGTTGGCGAGGAATAAGATTCTGTCTAAGCAATTTAAATTTCTTTAAAACTCAATTACGAGCAATCTTAAGGGCTTCCCAAACAAGAAATATTAAAGTGATGTTGCCGATGGTAAGTAATATTGATGAAGTTATCAAGACCAAAAATATCTTAGAAGAGATAAAACAAGAATTAAAAGAGAAAAATATCGATTTTGATGAGAATATTGAATTAGGAATTATGATTGAAACACCTTCTTCAGTTTTACTTTCGGATGTGTTAGCAAAATTATGTTCTTTCTTTTCTATCGGCTCCAATGACCTTACCCAATACACTTTGGCCTGTGACCGTGGAAACGAAAAAGTAAGTTATCTCTTCAGCCATTACCATCCGGCAGTTTTAAGACTAATAAAAGAAACGATAAAGAATGGCCACAGAAATGGTATTTGGGTTGGTTTATGTGGCGAATTGGCAAGCGAACCTTTCGGTATAATTATTTTAATTGGTATGGGAATCGATGAACTATCAATGGCGCCACAATTTATTCCCTATGCAAAAGAACTTATCTCCTTCTTAGATACCGATTTTTGTAAAGAGATTGCCGAGAAAGTAATAAACTTTTCTACCCCTTCGGAAGTATTACGTTATCTTAAAAAGAGAATTAAAAAGGAAAAAATTCCCTTAGAAAAATACTCCTATGTTTGA
- a CDS encoding TIGR00725 family protein yields MELEKKFFVGVIGPNNPSKKIYQLAYQIGKEIGKRNWVLICGGLGGIMEAVSKGAKEEGGLTIGILPNSEKSFANPYIDIPIATGLNEARNLIIVLTSDVIIAVGKGYGTLSEIAFALKYNKKVFGLKTWQKELPIIKIKNIKELIKKLINLAY; encoded by the coding sequence GTGGAGTTAGAAAAAAAATTTTTTGTCGGAGTTATTGGTCCAAATAATCCAAGCAAAAAGATTTATCAACTTGCTTATCAAATTGGTAAAGAGATTGGTAAAAGAAATTGGGTGTTAATTTGTGGTGGTTTAGGTGGTATAATGGAAGCAGTTTCCAAAGGAGCAAAAGAGGAAGGTGGTTTAACAATTGGCATCTTGCCTAATAGCGAAAAATCTTTTGCCAATCCCTATATTGATATTCCCATCGCTACCGGTTTAAACGAAGCAAGAAATTTAATAATTGTTTTAACCAGTGATGTGATTATTGCCGTTGGTAAAGGTTACGGCACATTATCCGAAATTGCTTTCGCCTTAAAATATAACAAAAAAGTATTTGGTTTAAAAACTTGGCAGAAAGAATTACCAATTATAAAAATAAAAAATATTAAAGAATTAATAAAAAAACTCATCAATCTTGCATATTAA